In Candidatus Edwardsbacteria bacterium, the following are encoded in one genomic region:
- a CDS encoding NAD(+)/NADH kinase → MKTYGLIYNRNRPGAERIVRELAAWLKDHGIKVLAEKGFDISQAEMAEETEVAARCDLMLVLGGDGTLLRAVRLMGDDQKPVLGVNLGSLGFLTEISQDHIQQSMEQVIRGQYQVEDRAIIRAQCDGSSFYALNDFDIRVPTRLVELTVSIGDEFVSRYYADGLLIATPTGSTAYSLSAGGPIVEPDMDAFVLTPICPHTLSLRPMIVSMKKTITVVVHGKNEEAVLVADGQTVAKLKDDQKLTITKADRKALLVRPAASSFYNILRTKLKWGARGENG, encoded by the coding sequence ATGAAAACATACGGATTGATCTACAACCGGAATCGCCCGGGGGCCGAGCGCATCGTGCGGGAGCTGGCCGCCTGGCTAAAGGATCACGGCATCAAGGTCCTGGCCGAAAAGGGTTTTGATATCAGCCAGGCCGAGATGGCCGAAGAAACCGAAGTGGCCGCCCGCTGCGACCTGATGCTGGTGCTGGGCGGCGACGGCACCCTGCTTAGGGCGGTAAGGCTGATGGGAGATGATCAAAAACCGGTGCTGGGCGTCAACCTGGGTTCGCTGGGGTTTTTGACCGAGATCTCCCAGGACCATATTCAGCAAAGCATGGAGCAGGTGATCCGGGGGCAATATCAGGTAGAGGACCGGGCCATTATCCGGGCCCAGTGCGATGGTTCGTCTTTTTACGCCCTGAACGATTTCGACATCCGGGTGCCCACCCGCTTAGTGGAGCTGACCGTATCCATCGGCGATGAATTCGTCAGCCGCTATTACGCCGACGGCCTACTGATCGCAACTCCCACCGGCTCCACCGCCTATTCCCTTTCGGCCGGCGGTCCGATAGTGGAGCCCGACATGGATGCTTTCGTGCTTACCCCCATCTGCCCCCATACTTTGAGCCTCCGCCCCATGATCGTATCCATGAAGAAGACCATCACGGTGGTGGTCCACGGCAAGAACGAGGAGGCGGTGTTGGTGGCCGACGGCCAGACCGTGGCTAAATTAAAGGATGATCAAAAACTGACCATCACCAAGGCTGACAGAAAAGCGCTTTTAGTAAGACCAGCGGCCTCCTCATTCTATAATATTTTGAGAACCAAACTTAAATGGGGCGCCCGGGGAGAGAACGGCTGA
- a CDS encoding TMEM43 family protein, which translates to MTDQLTEVTTTGWGKRIINSFVGVLVGLALFFISFIVLWKTEGRTDFAKLAQKAVIASPSSIDQNAQEQLASVTGPLETVELVGDPDFISPGKYLILTRRAEMFAWRERVSTKTQKNTGGSETTTKTYSYEKGWTENPENSGDFKQPEGHANPPPAIRSQTFSARQAQVGVYELDMERISLPSTEPLGLGGGKILLEKTKGYTVTEEYLFKGQGSLADPQVGDTRLSFYALSSGRRATVFGKLSGGMLDPYFYNGEKSFYRAFLGARDEAIATLKGEYKAAGWIGRIIGFLMMWIGLLMLTGPLHTILDVLPFLGSASRFVIGLVAFPIALVLSAATIIVSMVAHNIIVLLIVLALIAGLVLYLFRARKKPPAAAQAQ; encoded by the coding sequence ATGACCGATCAATTGACCGAAGTTACCACCACCGGCTGGGGCAAAAGGATCATCAATTCATTTGTCGGAGTGCTGGTGGGATTGGCCCTGTTCTTCATATCCTTTATAGTGCTTTGGAAAACAGAGGGCCGGACCGATTTCGCCAAGCTGGCGCAGAAGGCCGTCATTGCATCGCCATCATCGATAGATCAGAACGCCCAGGAACAGCTGGCGTCGGTCACCGGGCCGCTGGAGACCGTCGAACTGGTGGGCGATCCCGATTTCATATCCCCGGGAAAATACCTGATCCTGACCCGCCGGGCCGAGATGTTCGCCTGGAGGGAGCGGGTAAGCACCAAGACCCAGAAGAACACCGGCGGCAGCGAGACCACCACCAAGACCTACAGCTACGAAAAGGGATGGACCGAAAACCCGGAGAACTCGGGGGATTTCAAGCAGCCGGAGGGCCATGCCAACCCCCCGCCGGCGATCCGTTCCCAAACCTTTTCGGCCAGACAGGCCCAAGTCGGGGTTTATGAATTGGATATGGAACGCATAAGCCTGCCCTCGACCGAGCCTCTGGGCCTGGGGGGCGGAAAGATCCTATTGGAAAAGACCAAAGGATATACCGTCACCGAAGAATATCTGTTCAAGGGGCAGGGTTCTTTGGCCGACCCGCAGGTCGGCGATACCCGGCTGTCATTCTATGCCCTGTCATCCGGCCGGAGGGCCACGGTATTCGGCAAGCTGTCCGGAGGGATGCTTGATCCATATTTTTATAATGGCGAGAAAAGCTTCTACCGGGCCTTTCTGGGAGCCAGGGACGAGGCCATCGCCACTCTGAAGGGCGAATACAAGGCGGCCGGATGGATCGGCCGGATCATCGGATTTCTGATGATGTGGATCGGGCTGCTGATGCTGACCGGCCCCCTGCATACCATTCTGGATGTCCTTCCGTTTTTGGGCTCGGCCAGCCGGTTCGTTATCGGCCTGGTAGCCTTTCCCATCGCATTGGTGCTGTCGGCCGCCACCATCATCGTTTCCATGGTCGCCCACAATATAATCGTTCTGCTGATAGTGTTGGCCCTGATAGCCGGGCTGGTGCTGTACCTCTTTAGGGCCAGAAAGAAACCCCCGGCCGCCGCCCAGGCACAATAA
- a CDS encoding bifunctional oligoribonuclease/PAP phosphatase NrnA, whose product MTASEIAQALEKHRRIMITSHVNPDGDSISSQLALASLLKSLGKQVSTINQDPVPERYRFLPGWESISNKMETPNVTAVCVVDCANPQRLGQAAELITPATMELIVIDHHVSNDGFGHIQYIDTQASSTCELVYRISQKLGVKLSAEQATILLSGIMTDSGGFRYSNTSPVTLRSAALLMESGAELAWISEQLYFQQPLRHLKVLGQLFSDLKTAANGRISWVALTQEIARKHGLDINDSEEFVSHVLAVKGAEVGLLFKEQGNGIVRVSFRSKGRVDVNRLAAIFEGGGHLQAAGARVRGSIDEVTRKVIETVEREI is encoded by the coding sequence ATGACAGCCAGTGAGATCGCCCAGGCCCTGGAAAAGCACCGCCGGATAATGATCACCAGCCATGTCAACCCCGACGGAGACAGCATCTCCAGCCAGCTGGCCCTGGCCTCGTTGCTAAAATCCCTTGGCAAACAGGTGAGCACAATAAACCAGGACCCGGTGCCGGAGAGATACCGTTTCCTGCCCGGCTGGGAGTCCATCTCCAATAAAATGGAGACGCCCAACGTTACCGCGGTCTGCGTGGTGGACTGCGCCAACCCCCAGCGCCTGGGCCAGGCGGCCGAGCTGATCACTCCGGCCACCATGGAGCTGATCGTGATAGACCATCATGTCTCCAACGACGGTTTCGGGCACATCCAGTATATAGACACCCAGGCCTCTTCCACCTGTGAGCTGGTATACCGCATCTCCCAGAAGCTGGGCGTCAAGCTGAGCGCCGAGCAGGCCACTATTTTATTATCGGGCATCATGACCGATTCCGGAGGCTTCCGCTATTCCAACACCTCTCCCGTAACTTTACGAAGCGCCGCCCTGCTGATGGAGTCCGGGGCCGAGCTGGCCTGGATATCGGAACAGCTATATTTCCAGCAGCCCTTACGGCACCTTAAGGTGCTGGGGCAATTGTTCTCCGATCTGAAGACCGCCGCCAATGGCCGGATCTCGTGGGTGGCCCTGACCCAGGAGATAGCCCGGAAGCACGGCCTTGACATTAACGACAGCGAGGAATTCGTCAGCCATGTGCTGGCGGTCAAGGGGGCCGAGGTGGGCCTGCTGTTCAAGGAGCAGGGCAACGGAATTGTGCGGGTCTCCTTCCGTTCCAAGGGCCGGGTGGACGTAAATAGACTGGCAGCCATCTTCGAGGGCGGCGGACACCTCCAGGCCGCCGGGGCCAGAGTCAGGGGGTCGATTGATGAAGTGACCAGGAAGGTTATTGAGACAGTGGAGAGGGAGATCTGA
- the gatE gene encoding Glu-tRNA(Gln) amidotransferase subunit GatE: protein MSDKINPALNYDKTLASTGYLPRKQATQQTYDAIGFMSGLEVHQQLLTKQKLFCRCPAGIFQKPEEYDAELIRHMRPTLSELGEYDGTALMEFKTRKNIVYHINSRTACTYDVDDTPPFPLNREALDIAIRIALLSKLNIVGEVHITRKQYLDGSIPTGFQRTAIIGVEGEIPLKKKKVRLIQLSLEEDSCREVSDIGHERVYRTDRLGMPLIETVTYPDMKNPDEVMEACNYIRFLNRSTGMVRTGIGAGREDVNVSCKGGTRVEIKGVSRTKLIPELTHNECFRQWALLKIRDLLKDKVKQQKEWKIKPEPLKPIINKLESKRFKELANNGSQVVAVNLPGFNGILSHFTQPGKCFANEIADRLKVIACLERPNMTCSEDLDPMLADNDWDQVRSLLKVSTDDAQLIFWGPEDDIKTARETIEERCIMAFSGVPNETRKSLADGTTIFERVLPGADRMYPDTDSKPIPLEDSHIKKLGQDLPTDVIERYNQLKTWGVPEDSYHYLFTHNLYPVIEKIVTGLSQAPKKVGKLFGHHLKYVEGHYKRSPDFSFERIHDLYKYIVENKLDPEIVKTMLPVVYQYPKMDFDSVLVNLEFKRFSKDEIVSKIPFLKEKYKSIRTSKLPEAEKHWVMGQLRKMAVGNVGLGELWTLIED, encoded by the coding sequence ATGAGCGACAAAATCAACCCCGCCCTGAATTACGATAAGACCCTGGCGTCGACCGGGTACCTGCCTAGGAAACAGGCCACCCAGCAGACCTACGACGCCATCGGCTTTATGTCCGGCCTTGAGGTTCACCAGCAGCTGCTGACCAAACAGAAGCTGTTCTGTCGTTGTCCGGCCGGGATATTCCAGAAGCCGGAGGAATATGATGCCGAGCTGATTCGCCATATGCGGCCCACCCTTTCCGAACTGGGCGAGTACGACGGCACCGCCCTGATGGAGTTCAAGACCCGGAAGAACATCGTCTATCACATCAACAGTCGGACCGCCTGCACCTACGACGTGGACGACACCCCGCCCTTCCCGCTGAACCGGGAGGCCCTGGACATCGCCATCCGCATCGCCCTGCTGTCCAAGCTGAACATCGTGGGCGAGGTGCATATCACCCGCAAGCAGTACCTGGACGGCAGCATCCCCACCGGGTTCCAGCGCACCGCCATCATCGGGGTGGAGGGCGAGATCCCGCTGAAGAAAAAGAAGGTCCGCCTGATCCAGCTTTCGCTGGAGGAGGATTCCTGCCGGGAGGTGTCGGACATCGGCCATGAGCGGGTATACCGCACCGACCGGCTGGGCATGCCGCTGATCGAGACCGTTACCTATCCCGACATGAAGAACCCCGACGAGGTGATGGAGGCCTGCAACTACATCCGCTTTTTGAACCGCAGCACCGGGATGGTGCGCACCGGGATCGGGGCGGGCCGGGAGGACGTCAATGTCTCCTGCAAGGGCGGCACCCGGGTGGAGATCAAGGGGGTATCGCGCACCAAGCTGATCCCAGAACTGACCCACAACGAGTGCTTCCGGCAGTGGGCTCTGCTGAAGATCCGCGACCTGCTCAAGGACAAAGTAAAACAGCAGAAGGAATGGAAAATAAAACCTGAACCGCTCAAACCAATTATCAACAAGCTGGAAAGCAAGCGCTTTAAGGAACTGGCAAACAACGGTAGCCAGGTGGTGGCGGTCAACCTGCCGGGCTTCAATGGAATACTTTCACACTTTACCCAGCCCGGAAAATGCTTTGCCAATGAGATCGCCGACCGGCTCAAAGTGATCGCCTGCCTGGAACGGCCCAACATGACCTGCTCCGAGGACCTGGATCCGATGCTGGCTGATAATGACTGGGACCAGGTGCGAAGCCTGCTCAAAGTCTCGACCGATGACGCCCAACTGATCTTTTGGGGGCCGGAGGATGATATCAAGACCGCCCGGGAGACCATCGAGGAACGATGCATAATGGCCTTCTCCGGGGTTCCCAACGAGACCCGCAAATCCTTGGCCGACGGCACCACCATCTTCGAGCGGGTGCTGCCCGGGGCCGACCGGATGTATCCCGACACCGACTCCAAGCCCATCCCGCTGGAGGACAGCCATATCAAAAAACTGGGCCAGGATCTGCCCACTGATGTCATCGAAAGATACAACCAGCTGAAAACCTGGGGGGTGCCGGAGGATTCCTATCATTATCTTTTCACCCACAACCTGTATCCGGTGATAGAGAAGATCGTCACCGGCCTGAGCCAGGCCCCCAAAAAGGTCGGGAAGCTGTTCGGGCATCATTTGAAATACGTCGAGGGACATTATAAAAGATCCCCGGACTTTTCATTTGAACGCATCCATGATCTTTACAAATATATCGTAGAGAACAAGCTGGACCCTGAGATCGTAAAGACCATGCTGCCGGTGGTGTACCAGTATCCCAAGATGGATTTCGACTCGGTGCTGGTGAACCTTGAATTCAAGCGGTTCTCCAAGGACGAGATAGTTTCCAAGATCCCGTTTCTCAAGGAGAAATACAAAAGCATCAGAACCTCAAAACTGCCGGAGGCTGAGAAGCATTGGGTGATGGGGCAGTTGAGGAAGATGGCGGTGGGGAATGTGGGACTGGGTGAACTTTGGACATTGATAGAAGACTGA
- the rbfA gene encoding 30S ribosome-binding factor RbfA, translating into MHFKRSSQVAEVIKREMSDIISNHIKDPRLGFITVTGVDLTDDLRYAKVFVSIFGEEDKRQESLKGLESAKGFIRREMGSRLRLRYCPELSFKVDESIAYGDKIDRLLNQISPKETPDDSQ; encoded by the coding sequence ATGCATTTCAAACGTTCCTCCCAGGTGGCCGAGGTGATAAAACGCGAGATGTCCGACATCATCTCCAACCACATCAAGGACCCCCGCCTGGGATTCATCACCGTTACCGGGGTTGACCTCACCGATGACCTGCGCTATGCCAAAGTGTTCGTCAGCATATTCGGGGAGGAGGACAAACGGCAGGAATCCCTCAAGGGCTTGGAGAGCGCCAAGGGCTTCATCCGCCGGGAGATGGGCAGCCGTCTGCGTCTGCGCTATTGCCCCGAACTCTCCTTCAAGGTGGACGAGTCCATAGCCTACGGCGACAAGATAGATCGCCTGCTTAACCAGATCTCCCCGAAAGAGACGCCCGATGACAGCCAGTGA